The DNA sequence CATGGCCATCTCCTCCGGCGAAGTCACCCGCCTCCTCGACGCGCTCCGAGAAGGAGCCTCCAGTGAGCCCGCCTTCGACCGGCTGTTCGCGCTCGTCTACGACGAGCTCCACCGGCAGGCGCACCGGCAGCGCGCCGGGTGGGCCAACGCCCGGACGCTCAACACGACGGCGCTTGTCCACGAGGCCTACGCCAAGCTCGCCGACGCCGAGGGGCTGTCGTTCGAGAGCCGCTCCCACCTGCTCGGCGTGGCGGCGAAGGCGATGCGGCAGGTGCTCCTAGACTACGTCAAGGCGCGCGGAGCCCAGAAGCGCGGCGGCGGCCAGGACCGGGTGACGATGGCCGACGACCTCGCCGTCGAGGACGAGCAGGCCACGCGGCTCTTCGCGCTCGAAGACGCCCTGGAGCAGCTCGGCGCGATGAGCCCCGAGGCGGCGCGCGTCGTCGAGTGCAGGTTTCTGGCCGGGATGAGCGTCGAGGAGACGGCCGAGGCGCTCGGCCTCTCGGACTCGACCGTGAAGCGGCGCTGGCGGACGGCCCGCGCCTGGCTCCACCGCGTGCTGACCGGCCAGACGCTCGATTCCGGCGAGGCGTGAACCCCGCGTGCGCCGTTTGTCGTGACTCCCTAGAGCACACTGCGCTGAGATGCCGGTGCAACAGCGCGCCC is a window from the Bacteroidota bacterium genome containing:
- a CDS encoding ECF-type sigma factor, with translation MAISSGEVTRLLDALREGASSEPAFDRLFALVYDELHRQAHRQRAGWANARTLNTTALVHEAYAKLADAEGLSFESRSHLLGVAAKAMRQVLLDYVKARGAQKRGGGQDRVTMADDLAVEDEQATRLFALEDALEQLGAMSPEAARVVECRFLAGMSVEETAEALGLSDSTVKRRWRTARAWLHRVLTGQTLDSGEA